The genomic DNA CCCCGCAACGACCGCCGCGGTCGACGACACCGCCGGCCACGTCTTGCGCTTCGGGGACGAGTTTGCGCAAATCATGTATTCGTCGTGCTGCGGCGGTCATACGGAAGCATCGTCGGATGCGTGGAACGGTGCGCCGATCGCGTATCTCGGCGGCGTGACCTGCACGTACTGCACCGATTCGCCGTGGTATCGATGGACGGAATCGGTCGCGCTCGATCGGGTGCGCGGCGCCTTTGCCGACCGCATCGCCTCCATCGGTACGCTCCAACGCATCGCCGTCGATCAAACCGATCCGAGCGGGCGCGCGCGTTTTTTCCGCATCGAGGGCGACGCGGGCTCCGTGCAAATCAAAGCCGCAGAGTTCCGCAGCAAGTTGGGCTCGCGCGTGGTTCCGAGCCTGCTCGTGCGCGGCGTGGGTCTCGACGCGGCGCAAGCGCAAGCGACGATCGCGATCGACGGCGGCGGCCTCGGACACGGCGTGGGCCTGTGTCAGTGGGGCGCGCGCGGATTGGCCAACTCCGGCGGTTCCGCTCGCGACATCCTCGCACTCTATTTTCCGGGTACGACGGTGGGTCATGACTGACGAGCCTTCGAGCGCTTCGGGGTACCCCGACGACAAGCGAATGACCGGCG from Candidatus Baltobacteraceae bacterium includes the following:
- a CDS encoding SpoIID/LytB domain-containing protein, which encodes MQRRRFLLAAAGMPFVLAAAPQSDPAVQSDVQSLRVLLGRGSAQPVDAESFLYEGRRYRGSFTSTPDGRVVSVVPLEAYLYSVVSREMPRSWPAEALRAQAIAARTYVLGRSNPNRDYDVVPSEADQVYTGIDAESPATTAAVDDTAGHVLRFGDEFAQIMYSSCCGGHTEASSDAWNGAPIAYLGGVTCTYCTDSPWYRWTESVALDRVRGAFADRIASIGTLQRIAVDQTDPSGRARFFRIEGDAGSVQIKAAEFRSKLGSRVVPSLLVRGVGLDAAQAQATIAIDGGGLGHGVGLCQWGARGLANSGGSARDILALYFPGTTVGHD